The nucleotide window GCGCGTCGCCCGCGTTCCAGGCGGTGCGGGCCAGCGCCAGCGTGGGGTCGGCCTCGGCCAGGGTGAACGGGGCTTCCTTGGCGCGGCAGGCCTGGTAGGCGCGCAGCGCCTCGGTGCTCTGGCCGTGGCGCAGCAGCAGCGGGATGAAGCGCTGCGCGTGGTCCAGCAGGCTCGGGGTTCGGTCCGCCAGCGCCAGGATGCGGTGGTAGCGCCGCTGCGCGGCCACTTCGTCGGGGCGCGTGCGCTGGCTTTCGTAGGCGATGCCGAGCGCGCCTTCCAGGTCGCCTTCGGTGACTTTCTGCGCCACCAGGGCGTCGGTCGCGTCCTGTTCGATCTGCTGCGGGCTGCGCAGGTCGGCGGGCGGCGTGTCGATGCCCGCGCCGGGCAGCAGGTCGATGCCGAAGGCGGCGTGGTTCTGGTACATCACGTAGCCCAGCAGGCTGCACATGACCCAGCCGAAGTAGATCAGCAGCCAGTTCAGCAGCGGCGGCAGCAGCCACCCCGGGAACACCGGCGCCAGCAGCCCCATGGCGATGACCGAGCCCTGGCTCAGCAGGAACAGGAAGAAGCACAGCAGCGCGTAGGGCCAGCCGATGGCGCGCACCGCGTCCCAGGCATTGGCGGGGTTCAGCGTGGCGCGCAGGCTGCCCGTCTGCACCAGCACGATGAGGCTGGCGGGCAGCAGGAAGCTGATGGCCAGCCAGGCCAGCTGCCCCAGCGCCGGGCGCAGGCCCTGCAGCCAGCCCGCGGCCAGGGACTGCAGCACCAGCAGGGCGAACAGCTTCCAGGGCAGGTTCTTCCATTCCTCGTCGAACTGGCCGGTGAAGTCGGCCGCGCGGTAGATGCCGCGCGAACCCAGCGCGGTGATCTTGAAGCCGTAGCGCGACGCGGCCAGCACGATGCCCAGCTCCGTCGCGAGGACCACGGGCCACACGGGCACGAGGAAAAACACCAGGCTGCACAGGGACAGCAGCGTGCAGTACGCCAGGGGCTGCCCCTGCAGCGGAAA belongs to Acidovorax sp. YS12 and includes:
- a CDS encoding tetratricopeptide repeat protein gives rise to the protein MNLRTQGPPEPAQPLPPFWHRLNAFFTFPLQGQPLAYCTLLSLCSLVFFLVPVWPVVLATELGIVLAASRYGFKITALGSRGIYRAADFTGQFDEEWKNLPWKLFALLVLQSLAAGWLQGLRPALGQLAWLAISFLLPASLIVLVQTGSLRATLNPANAWDAVRAIGWPYALLCFFLFLLSQGSVIAMGLLAPVFPGWLLPPLLNWLLIYFGWVMCSLLGYVMYQNHAAFGIDLLPGAGIDTPPADLRSPQQIEQDATDALVAQKVTEGDLEGALGIAYESQRTRPDEVAAQRRYHRILALADRTPSLLDHAQRFIPLLLRHGQSTEALRAYQACRAKEAPFTLAEADPTLALARTAWNAGDAQQALALLGGFDRRFKGHASVPQAYELAARVLLQGMGRADMALKVLATLQARYPDDAATQETRWLLRQHLPPEPAVP